The following proteins are encoded in a genomic region of Cryptomeria japonica chromosome 11, Sugi_1.0, whole genome shotgun sequence:
- the LOC131037622 gene encoding putative UPF0481 protein At3g02645 yields MSENMAVPKVGVSQWLEQIKNTQKHGEEQGILSLVHPYIFTIPESLRTERPEAYVPQVVSLGPYHHLKLELFESERYKSKLTVQVEKKAKRGTFEDLVKYLVSIGGEIRNSYNNLIECDNEVLGWMMARDAVFILEFIGCYDQYESPRIQQSNPYFQNMEAVFHPQRKSPLFFPLQADIFKLENQIPLFILKKVLEWQTGSESEALNRLNMTISSTCKKFSPFRHVGDSNRSSTRECYNDLLDERHILECLYNFIVPKTNPAQTSIPIGDDHIRIVLRSTVSQFLHQITSRFRGLLSPKSHKADINLPSATELHRKGVKFSPITWASEEIRFDRASSTLFLPCIEMDYRTDVFLRNMVALEAFMKCKTRMFTCYVDLMDRLVDTPSDVAVLKKCGIMHSSLGSDKEVSILWNVIRRSIWRSPYDPIDNTIKAVNEYYRSRYGVLFGELLQEHFSKPWRAASVMGACILLTLAFCSL; encoded by the coding sequence ATGTCAGAAAACATGGCAGTTCCTAAAGTAGGGGTTTCTCAATGGTTAGAACAAATAAAGAATACACAAAAGCATGGAGAAGAACAGGGCATATTATCTCTTGTGCATCCATACATCTTCACCATACCAGAGTCCCTGCGTACTGAAAGGCCAGAAGCTTATGTGCCACAGGTAGTTTCTCTTGGACCTTACCATCATCTTAAACTTGAACTGTTCGAGTCTGAAAGATACAAGTCTAAGCTTACTGTCCAAGTTGAAAAAAAAGCAAAGCGAGGGACTTTTGAGGATTTGGTTAAATATCTAGTTAGTATTGGAGGGGAGATAAGGAACAGCTATAATAATCTAATTGAGTGTGACAATGAGGTATTAGGGTGGATGATGGCCCGAGACGCTGTGTTTATTTTGGAGTTTATTGGCTGTTATGACCAATATGAAAGCCCTAGAATTCAACAGTCAAACCCTTATTTTCAGAATATGGAAGCTGTTTTTCATCCACAGAGGAAGAGCCCTTTGTTCTTCCCACTTCAGGCTGACATTTTTAAGCTGGAGAATCAAATCCCACTTTTCATTTTGAAAAAGGTTTTGGAATGGCAGACAGGTTCTGAAAGTGAAGCCTTAAACAGGCTTAATATGACAATTTCAAGTACCTGTAAAAAGTTCTCCCCTTTCAGGCATGTTGGAGATTCTAATCGTTCTTCTACACGAGAATGCTACAATGATTTGCTTGATGAAAGGCATATACTGGAATGCCTTTATAATTTCATCGTGCCGAAGACAAATCCTGCTCAGACTAGTATACCCATTGGAGATGATCATATCAGAATTGTACTTAGGAGTACCGTTTCTCAGTTTCTTCATCAGATCACATCAAGATTTAGGGGACTTTTGTCTCCAAAATCCCATAAAGCTGACATAAATCTCCCTTCGGCAACAGAATTACACAGGAAAGGGGTgaaattttctccaatcacctGGGCATCTGAAGAGATAAGGTTTGATAGAGCCAGCTCTACATTATTCCTTCCTTGTATAGAGATGGATTACAGGACAGATGTTTTCTTGAGGAATATGGTGGCACTGGAAGCATTCATGAagtgcaaaactagaatgtttacTTGCTATGTAGACCTGATGGACAGATTGGTCGACACTCCTAGTGATGTTGCAGTACTGAAGAAATGTGGTATCATGCATAGTAGTTTAGGAAGTGATAAAGAGGTAAGCATTCTATGGAATGTTATCCGCAGATCAATATGGAGGAGCCCATATGATCCTATCGACAATACAATCAAAGCTGTAAATGAATATTACAGAAGTAGGTATGGAGTTTTATTTGGTGAACTCTTACAGGAACATTTCTCAAAGCCATGGCGAGCTGCATCAGTTATGGGAGCATGCATTTTGCTCACTCTTGCATTTTGCTCACTCTGA